GAAACAGGTTCTTCCTATCTACTCCACTTCTACCCCTCACAATTTCATGTGCCTCAGTTATATCACTGCTCAGCCTTCTCCATTCCAAGGAAGACAACTCCAACCTCTCCAATATTTGCTTGTAGCTACACTTCTCCTGccttggcaacattctagtaaattttGTCTCCAGagtaataatgtccttcctgtaatgtggtgaccagagcacagcacacaatactccagttgtggcctcaccaTTACCTTATACAGTTTCATCGTTATATCCCTGTTTTTGTATTGCATACCTCTGCTAATGGATGAaaccattccatctgccttcctgACAACCTTATTTATGTACTGCTACCTTTAGGGGCCAGTGCACGTGCACACCAAAATCTCTCACGTCTTCTACCCCTCTCAGCATATTCCTGTTTATTGTGTATGCCCCTTGTATGTttaatctcccaaaatgcattacctcacacttatcagagttgaactccatcagccactttcctgcccactccaccaacccaTCTCTATTATTATGGAGCTTACAGCTATTCTCTACACTACCTATTATGTGGCCAATTTTTGTGTTGTCCGCAAATTTCTAAATTGTGTCCCCCACGTTCAAGTCCAAATGAttaatgtataaaacaaacagcagtggaacaCCACTTCAAATAGCTTTCTATTTGCAAGGTCAGCCATTAACCATTACCGTCTGTTTCCTTTTGACTAAGCCTGTATATTCTAGATGAAACTAGTCTCAACGGGACCAAATTAATTCAGTTTTAGTCAGCTTTGTTTGAGTTGCTGGCAAGGAAATTTCACAAGGCTGTTGGTAATCAAGTGGaacattttaacattttaaaatttcaatgtgtcctttattttccatttttcctATCTCATAAAGAGGGATGGCTCATTGTGGCAAATTAACTTGCAGTCCAGGTGAGGTAATGGCAACCCTTCACAAATGGAAACATATGAGCTGAAGCATTTGTGAAACTTTGAAGTTAATCTTGCTGTTTACCTAGCTCAATGTGCTGTTTTGGCCACCAGTTGAACAAATCTTAGACAACAGATACAAGCAAAGCATGAATTTTCACAGAGCTAGAACGGAATCTGGGAGTCCTGTCTCTAAACCAGGCCCTTCCCATTTTCCCTGGGAGGGAGCATTGGGGAACAGGGACAGAATGTTCGCATCTGGAGTCCATGAAGGCAGCAGCACATCCAAATGTTCAGCTATTTTTTCAGTTAGAAGCATTTTTATGACCatgatttccaaaatgcaactcaTGGGCTTTAGACATTTCAGGAATGGGTCTGAAGCTACCAGAATGTTTTGGGGAGTTATGGTACCCTTTTTGGAGAGACCCGGTGTACCCCTTTGGAACTATTAAGAGTAGGCATAAATTTGTGTAAGAAGTACAAGGtttgtgtgactgccaggctttCAAATCATTTAAATCTTCTGCTGTTTTAGAAACAACAGCATGCAGTTGAAAACGTCAGTGCTTGCAATTCCTGTAGACGTCACAGGGCTAGCTTGATAGGATTTGTGCTGCTGGACCGATACCACACACTGTCATTATCATATTGGAGTGGTTATAAATTCCTAGTTTGACTAACAGGTCCAAGTGATCATAAAGAGGTAATCTGTTTTTGATGTGGGGCAAAGAATATAAATGTTTGTATTTAGAAGGGCTTAGGCATTCGAAAGGATTTATATGTATTGAATAGTCTTTTATTAAGTAGAGTGTGATTTTTAATACAGTGAAGTCCATAATAGAAACAAAGAAGTTGATTTTATTTCATCTCACCCTGGATCTTGAAGTTTGTCATGATAGATAATGGATAGATTGGCATGAGGAGTATAATGTCAAAGTTTAGTGGATGGCCCATGGGTTGCCAAGGGGATATAAATGGTTACAGTATGAGGATAGAGGAgcattcattgccatggagtttGTGAGGGCTGTGAAGGTGAGGAGGGGCATGTGCTAGTATGGATAGGGCACAGGGAATGTGTGAGACGTCAGAATTAGAGCTTCTTTTCATTGCAACTGGGAAGAAGTTCTAGAGCACAAAAGCAAGCCTTTTAAACAGCTCACCTTGTCCAGCAGCAGTCCCATGACTTCCTTGGCAGTAGCAGTAGTCCTGGAGTCAGTAAGTTCAATTCCAGTCAACTCCCACCCCCCTCCTCAGCCCAAGTGAGTGGTGACATTTCCTGACTCTGCGACATCAACTTTGGCGTGAAGATTTGAATCAACACTTCCTCTTCCGcgtatgatgaaaagtagtaagGGGGCCAACTGATTTCTCCTGACTGATTTCTGATGTCATTGCAGATCAAGAAGCGGCAACAAGAAGTTGTGGGATTCTTAGAATCCAACAAAATTGAATTTGAAGAGATTGACATAACAATGTTAGAAGACCAGAGAAGGTGGATGTACCACAACATTCCACAGGAGAAGCAGCCTGCCAAAGGAAACCCACTTCCACCTCAGATATTCAACAACGATGCATACTGTGGAGTAAGTAGACATCTTTGCTCTCAGCATTGATAGTCTGTCAGACAATGTTACAAAATTCAAAGTTGCAGATCCAATATTTTCTAAGAAAACATGTTCACAGATATTAAATTTGTCTTTCTTTCATGTAACTTCTTTCAATTCATTTTGCCATTCTGGTTTTGCTGTTTCTTCACGGTTTCTGCCAATCTACAATTGAAGCGATAATATTCAATCAGGAAAGCCTCTCCAGAAACGAATGctggtgtttaaaaaaaagaacttccCATTATGTCAAGTTATTTAGtataaaataaaatctgaaagcaTTAGATGAAGCCCTTAACCCATTTTGCCAGTGCTagcttttcaaaataaattattctccctccccccccccccccactccaacaTCGCTCTTCTCTTATCCCATAGTGTAACAAGCACCACCCCTTCAAATCTACATCCTGTTTTCTTCTGTTTTGTACCTGCAATATTTTAATCTGGCATATTTCTACTGAAACTCTAAATGCTGTTGATTTTAGCAATTTGGTTTTTCAATGTTTGCCAGCCCCAAAGTGTAACTAAACCATGTTGACACCCACAGAAACAATTAACCCCATTGGCTATCATTTTCTTTTCC
Above is a genomic segment from Hemiscyllium ocellatum isolate sHemOce1 chromosome 3, sHemOce1.pat.X.cur, whole genome shotgun sequence containing:
- the sh3bgrl2 gene encoding SH3 domain-binding glutamic acid-rich-like protein 2; protein product: MVIRVFIASSSASVAIKKRQQEVVGFLESNKIEFEEIDITMLEDQRRWMYHNIPQEKQPAKGNPLPPQIFNNDAYCGDYDAFFESKENNTVSTFFGLKPKSTSRDSEP